The region CCTAACaatttctttattaatatatttcttggtaaatatatatttacaaataaatCTATATTAGTCATCTTTATTAATTCTTTACTTTGATACATATTTCTAGGAAAACCATCTAAAATAAAtcctttatattttttattcaaaatatttttcatttcatCATGTactatatttattattaaagaATCTGATACTAAATTACCACTCCTTACTATATTCTGAATTTCTTTACCTATATTTgattctttttttatttcattccttaaaatatttccaacgtttatatgttttaaattttctttttttgataatatttcCGCAAATGTCCCTTTACCCACACCAGGCGCTCCAAATAAAACAATCCTCATTTTATcacaacaaaaaaaaaaaaaaaaaagataaaacTAAATGAGGAATACaaaaggaagaaaaaaggaataaTTAAAGCATTGTGCTTATGCATAAGGGGcaaacaaaaatatatatatatatatatatatatatatatttattttttttttaatatcaaAACCGACAGCTACAATTTAATTTCAAGTAGAAGTACTTTTATAATTGTGGGCAAATTAATCTCtacacataaatattaatatatataaattaataaatataaataaataaatatatatatatatatatatatatatatatccttatgtaagtttttatttttttcaaaacaacagaaaaaaaaaaacgttaataaaaaaatattattaaatcttatatcatttgttttgttttattttttatggCCATTTTGTGTACCTTaggaataaaaaaatatgaaatatacatattattgTAGGTTCATATTTGAGGTTGTAAgaggaagaaaaaaaaaaattatatattaaaaattattaaaaacaaaacttaaaaaaaatgaagatattTACACTTTTTTAAcgtataaatatatatattaaaaattaaaactttaagattcaaaaaataaaaaaataaataaataaatatatatatataaatatatatatgtaggtatatatttttatattttcatatttttatattttcatatttttatatttttatatttttatattttcatattttcatatttttatatggAGAATATAGGGCCAGAGCCCATctaatataaatattaaatgtaaCTCCATATCATTtgtcatatatataatcagATATCAAgtaatttaaattttttcGAAATGACCTGAACAAGtcataatttattttttgaaaaatttttttcatacaaaaagtaaaaaaacTTTTCTTTGGAGCATAGACATCTTCATCATATGAAACATTAGTTGGCATAAAAAAGATGTTATGAAAATTTGTAAGTTTTTTATAATtagaatattttaatgCAGTAATAAGATTTTCAAATGAgtttaaaattatattagGTTTTGGAAGGCAATATTCtgtaaaattattttggaaatgttttaaaaaaatattataaaattgGCTAGCTTGTTCAtacgaaaaaaaaatgggtatatattttttttgatcTTTAGTTTCGATTTGTATAATTAACGTTTCGTCATTAtcattgttattattatgattatgattattatgatgatcattattatgatgatcattattatgatgatcattattattatgatcatTAGTATGATCAtcattcttattattactattatcTTTCATGTGATTTCCTTCCTTTTCATCagatttatttattttttcattttttgtAACTTCAATTGTGTAAGTTAAATACACATTAGGATATAATTGAACcctttttgttttttctaagtcattataaaacaagtggaaaaattttttttttaatattgaTTTGCgcaattttattttattaatataatatataggTGTACCATAAAAAacctttttatttttgagAACATTTTGTAGTTGTTCATAATTAGgaattaatataaaattaatttttgatttatacatgtttttaattttcataaaataaCTTAAATTTGTTAGCATAATTTTTGAACCAAAAAAGGGTGTGTTGGTTTTTTTCtcttcttttaaatttttattatataaatataaaatatcatCTCTATAAGCTTCAGCAGTTTTTAAATcgaaaaaaaatatagcAACAGAATTAGTAGGATCATAAATTTCGTTGACATTAATTTGTGATCTATAttcatcattatataaaaccATAGGAAATAATAGcttattttcttcattggataatttaatatgtttatcaaagaattctttttcattaacatataaattgttactattattgttactattattgttattattattattattgttactattattattattattaaagTGAAAGGacaatattatttcatcAAATTCATTGGTAACAGCAAACAAAGGGACATTTTCTAAATTCTTCATTTCATAATCACTCTTTTTtcctttaaaaaaaagaaaattaacCTTTCTCAAAAATCTATATCcattattctttatattaaataacTCCTTATTTATAGGAggatatattttatgtgGACATTGTTTTTCTGACGATAAAATCTTTTTAGTTTTAATGACAAATATTTGAATTACATATAACAAAACAATTAGTTCTCTTCCATATTTTAGTAAACgcattttattattaatttattttttctcatcacttgtaaaataaaaacataaacaaataaaatataaatattatataaattatatatataatataaatttaatatattatttatattatatatattatatatattatttatatataccaaaaaaaaaaaaaataaaaataaaaatacaaataaatacataaatatatatatatatatgtgtggTATTAATATGAACACAAATAAGGTTAAGAATAAATCACGTCAATTCGAAAAAAGTTCTATTCTGccatattaaaattaaacaAGGATCCACACACccccaaaaaaaaaagaaaaaagaaaaaaaggaaaggcaaaaaataaaatttatacaataaataaaaaagaattataaattataataaaaaaataaatataaaaaaaaaaagaactttataacaaaaaaaaaaaaaaaaaaaaaaaaatttttattaaaaataaaaaNNNNNNNNNNNNNNNNNNNNNNNNNNNNNNNNNNNNNNNNNNNNNNNNNNNNNNNNNNNNNNNNNNNNNNNNNNNNNNNNNNNNNNNNNNNNNNNNNNNNNNNNNNNNNNNNNNNNNNNNNNNNNNNNNNNNNNNNNNNNNNNNNNNNNNNNNNNNNNNNNNNNNNNNNNNNNNNNNNNNNNNNNNNNNNNNNNNNNNNNNNNNNNNNNNNNNNNNNNNNNNNNNNNNNNNNNNNNNNNNNNNNNNNNNNNNNNNNNNNN is a window of Plasmodium gaboni strain SY75 chromosome 4, whole genome shotgun sequence DNA encoding:
- a CDS encoding hypothetical protein (conserved Plasmodium protein, unknown function), producing MRLLKYGRELIVLLYVIQIFVIKTKKILSSEKQCPHKIYPPINKELFNIKNNGYRFLRKVNFLFFKGKKSDYEMKNLENVPLFAVTNEFDEIILSFHFNNNNNSNNNNNNNNNSNNNSNNLYVNEKEFFDKHIKLSNEENKLLFPMVLYNDEYRSQINVNEIYDPTNSVAIFFFDLKTAEAYRDDILYLYNKNLKEEKKTNTPFFGSKIMLTNLSYFMKIKNMYKSKINFILIPNYEQLQNVLKNKKVFYGTPIYYINKIKLRKSILKKKFFHLFYNDLEKTKRVQLYPNVYLTYTIEVTKNEKINKSDEKEGNHMKDNSNNKNDDHTNDHNNNDHHNNDHHNNDHHNNHNHNNNNDNDETLIIQIETKDQKKYIPIFFSYEQASQFYNIFLKHFQNNFTEYCLPKPNIILNSFENLITALKYSNYKKLTNFHNIFFMPTNVSYDEDVYAPKKSFFTFCMKKIFQKINYDLFRSFRKNLNYLISDYIYDK
- a CDS encoding GTP:AMP phosphotransferase, which gives rise to MRIVLFGAPGVGKGTFAEILSKKENLKHINVGNILRNEIKKESNIGKEIQNIVRSGNLVSDSLIINIVHDEMKNILNKKYKGFILDGFPRNMYQSKELIKMTNIDLFVNIYLPRNILIKKLLGRRICDRCDKNFNVSNIQQDTFDMPPILPSKDCIQCNGKTNLIKRKDDNEDIINHRLNSYESDYIPIIQFFKNEKYNLIDFPLKRGIRDFDDFYSILVNYRKKEKLK